The following proteins are co-located in the Polymorphospora rubra genome:
- a CDS encoding helix-turn-helix domain-containing protein, which yields MTALHGATIGRRRLRSALRAAREGAGLTQEQVADAMDWSLSKVIRIEAGAVSVSTNDVKALLNHYRLTDAEQVAELVDLARISRRRTWWSRYRDGLPAPYLSYIGLEVEASSLLFFQSVGIPGLLQTDAYARASTVASLRFAVEPFDLDIVDDVRARRRHEVLDRADPPSIEVVLDESVLHRQTGGVVCLRDQLRHLVDVGSTSHITIQVLPFQVPDYAVRAPFIVVRFPGVGDTDVVFVGSPLSQDLTDTSDTVEPYVDAFRTLQAMSLDPAASLARIARIADDLR from the coding sequence ATGACCGCGCTACACGGAGCGACGATCGGGCGTCGGCGGCTGCGCTCGGCGCTACGGGCGGCCCGGGAGGGCGCCGGCCTCACCCAGGAGCAGGTGGCCGACGCCATGGACTGGTCGCTGTCCAAGGTGATCCGGATCGAGGCGGGCGCCGTCTCCGTTTCCACCAACGACGTGAAGGCGCTGCTCAACCACTACCGGCTGACCGACGCGGAGCAGGTGGCCGAACTGGTCGACCTGGCGCGGATCTCCCGTCGCCGCACCTGGTGGTCGCGATACCGCGACGGCCTGCCCGCGCCGTACCTGTCGTACATCGGGTTGGAGGTCGAGGCGTCGAGCCTGCTGTTCTTCCAGTCGGTCGGGATTCCCGGGCTGTTGCAGACGGACGCGTACGCGCGGGCCAGCACGGTCGCCTCGCTACGGTTCGCGGTGGAGCCGTTCGACCTCGACATCGTCGACGACGTACGGGCCCGACGGCGGCACGAGGTGCTGGACCGGGCCGACCCGCCATCCATCGAGGTGGTGCTCGACGAGTCGGTGCTGCACCGCCAGACCGGCGGGGTGGTCTGTCTCCGCGACCAGTTGCGACACCTCGTCGACGTCGGGAGCACGTCGCACATCACGATCCAGGTGCTCCCGTTCCAGGTGCCGGACTACGCGGTCCGCGCGCCGTTCATCGTCGTGCGGTTCCCTGGGGTGGGCGACACCGACGTGGTCTTCGTGGGCAGTCCGCTGTCACAGGACCTGACCGACACGTCCGACACGGTCGAGCCGTACGTGGACGCTTTCCGCACCCTGCAGGCCATGTCGCTGGATCCGGCGGCGTCGCTCGCGCGCATCGCGCGGATCGCCGACGACCTCCGCTGA
- a CDS encoding DUF6232 family protein: MELGRRGFAEPAPRREDDRHLTAIRCRSCGSHVDLSRRVPILERCRTWFASPTRVTSPWRHLVNATRQPTRSTEAMSGKPEWVTRRTPTTIYRQPGLYITTEWFVIGERRYPIWELTNLRTGRGRRDPLTVRSMMVTAVVVAGVGATLGYVRELNDISPATYLALGAAAMVPMLTAAIGHRLRPRPYELWADIRGRAVMIFASDQERIYGQVTRALIRAKEAARYGGIADPLASAGQWPTVR; the protein is encoded by the coding sequence ATGGAGTTAGGCCGTAGAGGTTTCGCGGAACCGGCGCCGCGGCGAGAAGACGATCGGCACCTGACTGCCATCAGATGCCGATCTTGTGGATCACATGTCGATCTTTCGAGACGCGTGCCGATCCTCGAACGGTGTCGAACCTGGTTTGCGTCGCCGACCCGCGTCACGAGCCCTTGGAGGCATCTCGTGAATGCTACCCGCCAACCCACCCGCTCAACAGAGGCCATGTCCGGAAAGCCCGAATGGGTAACCCGCCGGACACCTACCACGATCTACCGCCAACCCGGTCTCTACATCACGACGGAGTGGTTCGTGATCGGTGAACGGCGCTACCCGATCTGGGAGTTGACCAACCTGCGGACCGGGCGGGGCCGACGGGACCCGTTGACGGTTCGGTCCATGATGGTCACCGCCGTGGTGGTCGCCGGTGTCGGGGCCACCCTCGGCTACGTGCGCGAACTCAACGACATCAGCCCCGCGACCTACCTGGCGCTCGGCGCCGCCGCCATGGTGCCGATGCTGACCGCCGCCATCGGGCACCGGCTGCGGCCCCGGCCGTACGAGCTGTGGGCCGACATCCGGGGACGGGCCGTCATGATCTTCGCCAGCGACCAGGAACGGATCTACGGGCAGGTCACCAGGGCACTGATCCGGGCCAAGGAAGCGGCCCGCTACGGCGGGATCGCCGACCCGCTGGCCTCCGCCGGCCAGTGGCCGACCGTACGCTGA
- a CDS encoding GlsB/YeaQ/YmgE family stress response membrane protein yields the protein MIGTILWALIAGTIIGMLGRLLLPGRQNISIWVTIGVGVAAALLGGIIADVLGVGETRGVDWIRHAIQVGLAVLFVYVAARLAGNRTAGGRTQR from the coding sequence ATGATCGGCACAATCCTGTGGGCGCTCATCGCCGGCACGATCATCGGCATGCTGGGCCGGCTGCTGCTGCCCGGCCGGCAGAACATCTCGATCTGGGTCACGATCGGTGTCGGGGTGGCCGCCGCGCTGCTCGGCGGCATCATCGCCGACGTACTCGGCGTGGGCGAGACCCGCGGCGTCGACTGGATCAGGCACGCGATTCAGGTCGGGCTCGCGGTGCTGTTCGTCTATGTTGCCGCACGCCTGGCCGGCAACCGGACCGCCGGCGGCCGGACACAACGCTGA
- a CDS encoding C40 family peptidase has protein sequence MSPVRMLLRAVVLTGITIGLVVPATGAAAEPSVSELTQRINKSSAELEKVVESYNKLNEEIKATKAAKAAVEAKLGPLQEQLAQTEGEVGTIAARAYKSGGLDMVQAVLTAGETGSLVDRLGTLEQLARERQSRVSGFTTTQREYLDEQARLDATLARETAQAKELETGKKKIEADLKKLYEMRERAYGSATNPGSSYSGSIPSVSGQAGVAVRFAYGAIGKPYVWAAAGPNGYDCSGLTLAAWRAAGKSLPHNAAMQWDRVAKISRSALQPGDLVFYSNLGHVGIFVGSGKVIHAPTFGESVKISSVDMMPPYGYGRVR, from the coding sequence TTGTCGCCCGTACGGATGCTGCTGCGCGCCGTCGTCCTGACCGGTATCACCATCGGCCTCGTCGTACCCGCCACGGGTGCCGCCGCCGAGCCGTCGGTCAGTGAGTTGACGCAGCGGATCAACAAGTCGTCGGCCGAACTGGAGAAGGTCGTCGAGTCCTACAACAAGCTCAACGAGGAGATCAAGGCAACCAAGGCGGCCAAGGCCGCGGTCGAGGCCAAGCTCGGACCGCTACAGGAGCAGTTGGCCCAGACCGAGGGCGAGGTCGGCACGATCGCGGCACGCGCCTACAAGTCCGGCGGCCTGGACATGGTCCAGGCGGTTCTCACCGCCGGTGAGACCGGATCGCTGGTGGATCGCCTGGGCACCCTGGAGCAACTCGCCCGCGAGCGCCAGTCCCGGGTGAGCGGGTTCACGACCACCCAGCGCGAATACCTGGACGAGCAGGCACGGCTCGACGCGACCCTGGCCCGGGAGACCGCCCAGGCCAAGGAGCTGGAGACCGGCAAGAAGAAGATCGAGGCCGATCTCAAGAAGCTGTACGAGATGCGTGAACGGGCGTACGGCTCGGCCACCAATCCGGGCAGCTCCTACAGCGGCAGCATCCCGTCGGTTTCCGGACAGGCCGGTGTCGCGGTCCGGTTCGCGTACGGGGCGATCGGCAAGCCGTACGTCTGGGCGGCCGCCGGCCCGAACGGCTACGACTGTTCGGGGCTGACCCTGGCGGCGTGGCGGGCGGCCGGCAAGTCGCTGCCGCACAACGCGGCCATGCAGTGGGACCGCGTCGCGAAGATCAGCCGGAGCGCGCTTCAGCCGGGTGACCTGGTCTTCTACAGCAACCTCGGCCACGTCGGCATCTTCGTCGGCAGCGGCAAGGTGATCCACGCACCGACCTTCGGCGAGAGCGTCAAGATCTCCAGCGTCGACATGATGCCTCCGTACGGCTACGGCCGGGTCCGGTAG
- a CDS encoding sigma-70 family RNA polymerase sigma factor, which produces MNVETRGKRAIGADEGTVGNVEKKMVMRTDEVAEERDLVGVYLHEISRTPLLDAATEVNLSKAIEAGLYAEHLLETDRVPSGVDREELERLVADGERAKDLFIRANLRLVVSIARRYVRSGMPMLDLIQEGNTGLVRAVEKFDYERGFKFSTYATWWIRQAISRAIAQQERTVRLPVHLVEDVNRMRNVARQLTRELGSDPEPEQIAAALGVPVERVHELVRWSQDTVSLDTPVGDDGDTNLGDLVADSDAPSPEEIVLTALERQRIEGLLNHLDDRSAGIMRARYGLEDGREHSLTEVASRFSLSRERIRQLEIQALGRLRELARAEGLQAA; this is translated from the coding sequence ATGAACGTGGAGACCAGAGGCAAGAGGGCAATCGGGGCAGACGAGGGGACCGTGGGCAACGTGGAAAAGAAGATGGTCATGCGCACCGACGAAGTTGCCGAAGAACGCGACCTGGTCGGCGTCTACCTGCACGAGATCTCCCGGACACCGCTGCTCGACGCGGCTACCGAGGTCAACCTCTCCAAGGCGATCGAGGCCGGTCTCTACGCGGAGCACCTGCTCGAGACCGACCGGGTGCCGAGCGGCGTCGACCGCGAGGAACTGGAGCGGCTCGTCGCCGACGGCGAGCGGGCCAAGGACCTGTTCATCCGGGCCAACCTCCGGCTGGTCGTGTCGATCGCCCGCCGCTACGTGCGCTCCGGCATGCCGATGCTCGACCTCATCCAGGAGGGCAACACCGGCCTGGTCCGCGCCGTCGAGAAGTTCGACTACGAGCGCGGGTTCAAGTTCTCCACCTACGCGACCTGGTGGATCCGCCAGGCGATCAGCCGGGCCATCGCCCAGCAGGAGCGCACCGTCCGCCTGCCGGTGCACCTGGTCGAGGACGTCAACCGGATGCGTAACGTCGCCCGACAGCTGACCCGTGAGCTGGGCTCCGACCCGGAGCCGGAGCAGATCGCGGCGGCGCTCGGGGTTCCGGTCGAGCGGGTCCACGAACTGGTCCGCTGGTCGCAGGACACCGTCTCGCTGGACACCCCGGTCGGCGACGACGGCGACACCAACCTCGGCGACCTGGTCGCGGACAGCGACGCGCCGTCGCCCGAGGAGATCGTGCTCACCGCGTTGGAGCGTCAGCGCATCGAAGGACTGCTCAACCACCTCGACGACCGGTCGGCCGGCATCATGCGGGCCCGGTACGGCCTCGAGGACGGTCGCGAGCACTCCCTGACCGAGGTGGCTTCGCGGTTCTCGCTCTCCCGCGAGCGGATCCGCCAGCTGGAGATCCAGGCACTCGGCCGGCTGCGTGAGCTGGCCCGCGCGGAGGGCCTTCAGGCCGCCTGA
- a CDS encoding DUF1360 domain-containing protein, whose translation MRIRDRLGRLRQAYAPHEHRPLGGYLAAMGTYATVAAGLAAVARVTHRPVPDRPATSDVVLLSIATHKLSRLLSKDAVTSPLRAPFTSYDKPIGSGEVMEQVRDGGSATRHAIGELLSCPFCLAVWVATGLTGGLVLAPRLTRLVATALTAVAVSDFLQMGYAVAQRAAHGPDHGGRTS comes from the coding sequence ATGCGGATCCGGGACCGGCTCGGCCGGCTGCGGCAGGCGTACGCGCCGCACGAACACCGTCCCCTGGGTGGCTATCTCGCCGCCATGGGCACGTACGCCACGGTGGCGGCGGGGCTCGCCGCGGTGGCGCGGGTGACCCACCGCCCGGTGCCGGACCGACCCGCGACATCCGACGTCGTGCTGTTGTCGATCGCGACGCACAAGCTGAGCCGGCTGCTGTCCAAGGACGCCGTGACCAGTCCGCTACGGGCGCCGTTCACCAGCTACGACAAGCCGATCGGCAGCGGCGAGGTGATGGAACAGGTACGGGACGGGGGCAGCGCCACCCGGCACGCGATCGGCGAGCTGCTGAGCTGCCCGTTCTGCCTGGCGGTCTGGGTCGCCACCGGCCTGACCGGCGGGCTGGTGCTGGCACCCCGGCTGACCCGCCTGGTGGCGACCGCGCTGACCGCCGTCGCCGTCTCGGACTTCCTCCAGATGGGGTACGCGGTCGCGCAGCGGGCGGCGCACGGCCCCGACCACGGCGGACGTACGTCGTAG
- a CDS encoding DUF6158 family protein translates to MTESVRDVSPEQRIGEWDGDHIRDGVGTATGLAEDEIGIDPTTLPEEDLIREMNSLHRTRLDTLRHAPDSALATHLRRTAELETEYLARHPGREVDAGRLRGGI, encoded by the coding sequence ATGACCGAATCAGTACGCGACGTGAGCCCGGAGCAACGGATCGGCGAGTGGGACGGCGACCACATCCGGGACGGGGTCGGCACCGCGACCGGACTCGCCGAGGACGAGATCGGGATCGACCCGACCACCCTCCCCGAAGAGGATCTGATCCGTGAGATGAACAGCCTGCACCGTACCCGGCTGGACACGTTGCGGCACGCCCCGGACAGTGCGCTCGCGACGCATCTGCGGCGGACGGCGGAGTTGGAGACCGAGTACCTGGCCCGGCATCCCGGCCGTGAGGTCGACGCGGGGCGTCTGCGCGGTGGGATCTGA
- a CDS encoding DNA-3-methyladenine glycosylase family protein, giving the protein MTDLPAVHRTVLPALPPFSFDLSLRALDDFRPCAGDHRRTGDTVRKALLLPRPAGQPDRAVVVEVAAAAGPPPGVALTVFADAPLAPAERSAVERLVAHWFSLADDPTPLLSAAGADPAMEPLLRVARGLHQVRFASIAEGAVYFTLTQRSTQWFAAARKRRLMSDLGATVRLDGTAYTAFPSLATIARLTDQELTGYAGHRQRAERLRGVVEGIAALDEEWLRTGPYDEVRAALLGVPGVGPFTAHSLLLRVLGRPDDAPLEMARFELLARAVYGDPPPSAAEVRACYGRQTGGWAYLARVGLSWLPAPAPVTAG; this is encoded by the coding sequence ATGACAGACCTCCCCGCGGTCCACCGGACCGTTCTGCCGGCCCTACCCCCGTTCTCGTTCGACCTGAGTCTGCGCGCCCTCGACGACTTCCGGCCGTGCGCCGGCGACCACCGCCGGACGGGTGACACGGTCCGGAAGGCGTTGCTGCTCCCCCGCCCCGCCGGCCAACCCGACCGGGCGGTCGTGGTCGAGGTCGCCGCGGCAGCCGGCCCGCCGCCGGGCGTCGCCCTCACCGTCTTCGCCGACGCCCCACTGGCACCCGCCGAGCGGTCCGCCGTCGAGCGGCTGGTCGCCCACTGGTTCAGCCTCGCCGACGATCCGACGCCGCTGCTGTCCGCCGCCGGTGCCGACCCGGCCATGGAGCCGCTGCTGCGGGTGGCTCGTGGCCTGCACCAGGTTCGTTTCGCGTCCATCGCCGAGGGCGCGGTCTACTTCACGCTCACGCAGCGCAGCACGCAGTGGTTCGCCGCGGCACGCAAGCGTCGTCTCATGTCCGACCTGGGCGCGACCGTACGGCTCGACGGCACCGCCTACACCGCGTTCCCGTCCCTGGCGACCATCGCGCGGCTGACCGACCAGGAACTGACCGGCTACGCCGGCCACCGGCAGCGCGCCGAGCGGCTCCGGGGCGTCGTCGAGGGCATCGCCGCCCTGGACGAGGAGTGGCTGCGCACCGGCCCGTACGACGAGGTCCGCGCGGCCCTGCTGGGCGTTCCCGGCGTCGGGCCGTTCACCGCGCATTCGCTGTTGCTGCGGGTGCTCGGCCGGCCCGACGACGCACCGCTGGAGATGGCCCGGTTCGAGTTGCTCGCCCGCGCGGTCTACGGCGACCCGCCGCCGTCGGCCGCCGAGGTCAGAGCCTGCTACGGGCGCCAGACCGGCGGGTGGGCATACCTGGCGCGGGTCGGCCTGAGCTGGCTGCCCGCCCCGGCGCCGGTGACGGCCGGCTGA
- a CDS encoding DUF3817 domain-containing protein gives MGGALTRYRVIAYIVGVVLIALVVIGMPMKYIWGDPIVVETIGPGHGFLYMVYLVAAFDLGRRAEWPLSRMALVMLAGTVPFVSFWAERVVARWAREPQPATS, from the coding sequence GTGGGCGGAGCCCTGACCCGATACCGCGTCATTGCCTACATCGTGGGTGTGGTGCTGATCGCGCTCGTGGTGATCGGAATGCCGATGAAGTACATCTGGGGCGACCCGATTGTCGTCGAGACGATCGGCCCCGGGCACGGCTTCCTCTACATGGTGTACCTGGTGGCCGCCTTCGACCTGGGCCGACGGGCGGAATGGCCGTTGAGCCGGATGGCCCTCGTCATGTTGGCCGGAACCGTGCCGTTCGTGTCGTTCTGGGCAGAGCGCGTGGTGGCCAGGTGGGCGCGCGAACCGCAGCCGGCCACCAGCTGA
- a CDS encoding metallophosphoesterase family protein: protein MELLCMPYLLDPGPDRVHVVWHTESPGPVQVVLVGPNVSGLSEAAALAAATGPEATGPGWRRVTAVTTALSRMREDSGSRVPGRHYHKVRRRLVYRHLATVTDLPPGRTPYRVVAAGRVGRATVTAAFRLAPVAGPDQPVRLLLTSDHQLKQMVPANLEKVAQTVGVELDGVLMAGDMVNVPDRASEWFDSGTGRAFFAAFGGRAGHRLAGRLYRGAPILQHTPIYPTPGNHDVMGRWSDTTTLDEQFNDPAPDDWDVTTYSELFPLPASPEGGPRWWSRTIGDVWVASVFATLVWRPNGGYGGEGRYREPADRLATPERWGHGQFLFEPVRRGSAQFAWLERELGSAPARAARYRVVMFHHPAHGLGTHSVPAYTDPVRTVVRDPVTGAVTEVRYDYPLEADHILRDLAPLFDTAGVHLVLNGHSHIWNRFRTPAGVNWLETSNVGNSYGAYDVTSGRLRDAPDGYPLQGDPGGLAPVVPTVAPLTDASGRPLPYVASNDVTAFSILDSAAGVVRSYRFDTREPNSAVVLFDEFPLA from the coding sequence GTGGAACTTCTGTGCATGCCGTACCTGCTGGATCCGGGGCCGGACCGGGTGCATGTGGTGTGGCACACCGAGTCGCCGGGGCCGGTCCAGGTCGTCCTGGTCGGGCCGAATGTGTCCGGGTTGTCCGAGGCGGCGGCACTGGCCGCGGCGACCGGACCGGAGGCGACCGGACCGGGCTGGCGGCGGGTCACGGCGGTCACCACGGCGCTCAGCCGGATGCGGGAGGACTCCGGGTCACGGGTGCCCGGCCGGCACTACCACAAGGTCCGGCGCCGTCTGGTGTACCGGCACCTGGCCACCGTCACCGACCTGCCGCCGGGCCGTACGCCGTACCGGGTGGTCGCCGCCGGTCGGGTCGGCCGGGCGACGGTCACCGCCGCCTTCCGACTCGCCCCCGTCGCCGGCCCGGACCAGCCGGTACGCCTGCTGCTGACCAGTGACCACCAGCTCAAGCAGATGGTGCCGGCCAACCTGGAGAAGGTCGCGCAGACCGTCGGGGTGGAACTGGACGGGGTGCTCATGGCCGGCGACATGGTCAACGTGCCGGACCGGGCCAGCGAGTGGTTCGACTCCGGCACCGGGCGGGCCTTCTTCGCCGCCTTCGGCGGGCGGGCCGGGCACCGGCTCGCCGGCCGCCTCTACCGGGGCGCGCCGATCCTCCAGCACACCCCGATCTATCCCACCCCCGGCAACCACGACGTGATGGGCCGCTGGTCGGACACCACCACGCTGGACGAGCAGTTCAACGATCCGGCGCCGGACGACTGGGACGTGACGACGTACTCGGAACTCTTCCCGCTGCCGGCGAGCCCGGAGGGCGGGCCGCGCTGGTGGTCACGCACGATCGGCGACGTCTGGGTCGCCTCGGTCTTCGCCACCCTGGTCTGGCGGCCGAACGGCGGGTACGGCGGCGAGGGCCGCTACCGGGAGCCGGCCGACCGGCTGGCGACACCGGAACGCTGGGGGCACGGCCAGTTCCTCTTCGAGCCGGTACGGCGCGGGTCGGCGCAGTTCGCGTGGCTGGAACGGGAACTCGGCTCCGCCCCGGCGCGGGCGGCCCGCTACCGGGTGGTGATGTTCCACCATCCGGCGCACGGGCTGGGCACGCACTCGGTGCCGGCGTACACCGACCCGGTGCGGACCGTCGTCCGGGATCCGGTGACCGGTGCGGTCACCGAGGTGCGGTACGACTACCCGCTCGAGGCGGACCACATCCTGCGCGACCTGGCGCCGCTGTTCGACACGGCCGGGGTGCACCTCGTGCTCAACGGCCACTCGCACATCTGGAACCGGTTCCGCACCCCGGCCGGGGTCAACTGGCTGGAGACGTCGAACGTCGGCAACAGCTACGGCGCGTACGACGTGACCTCCGGCCGGCTGCGGGACGCCCCGGACGGCTACCCCCTCCAGGGTGATCCGGGCGGGCTGGCGCCGGTGGTGCCGACCGTCGCCCCGCTCACCGACGCCTCGGGCCGGCCGCTGCCGTACGTCGCCAGCAACGACGTGACCGCGTTCTCGATCCTGGACTCGGCGGCCGGCGTCGTACGGTCGTACCGGTTCGACACCCGCGAACCCAACTCGGCGGTCGTCCTCTTCGACGAGTTCCCGCTGGCCTGA
- a CDS encoding DUF397 domain-containing protein, translating to MGQPERWHRSSRCEAHNCVEVAYRSGQVLVRNSQYPDGGVLEIEPGSWTTFCDALRAGKLHG from the coding sequence ATGGGACAGCCGGAGAGATGGCACCGGAGCAGCCGGTGCGAGGCCCACAACTGCGTCGAGGTGGCCTACCGTTCAGGGCAGGTGCTCGTACGCAATTCGCAGTACCCCGACGGGGGGGTTCTCGAGATCGAGCCGGGCAGTTGGACCACCTTCTGCGACGCGCTCAGGGCGGGGAAGTTGCACGGCTGA
- a CDS encoding 3-deoxy-7-phosphoheptulonate synthase translates to MISTGTARVTDQRIDRVVPLTTPALLHHELPLDDASTTAVLDSRRAVARVLDRVDDRLLVVVGPCSVHDPVAALDYADRLRVTAGRLADDLLIVMRVYFEKPRSTVGWKGLINDPGLDGSGDVNTGLRTARALLLDVLRLGLPVGCEFLDPITPQYIADTVAWGAIGARTVESQVHRQLSSGLSMPIGMKNRPDGNVGTAVDAIRAAGVPHVFPGIDMSGTPAILHTRGNADCHLVLRGGRGGPNYDAESIRESLAHLRAAGLPERLVVDASHDNSGKDHRRQPVVVESVAEQLAAGQRGITGVMLESFLVEGRQDLDPTRPLAYGQSITDACMSWERTDAVLTDLAAAVAARRTTIAAARA, encoded by the coding sequence ATGATCAGCACTGGCACCGCCCGGGTCACCGATCAGCGCATCGACCGCGTCGTACCGCTGACCACCCCGGCCCTGCTGCACCACGAACTGCCGCTCGACGACGCGTCGACCACGGCCGTGCTCGACAGTCGACGAGCCGTCGCCCGGGTGCTCGACCGGGTCGACGACCGCCTGCTGGTGGTCGTCGGCCCGTGCTCCGTGCATGATCCGGTCGCGGCGCTGGACTACGCCGACCGGCTCCGGGTGACGGCCGGACGGCTCGCCGACGACCTGCTGATCGTGATGCGGGTCTACTTCGAGAAGCCCCGGTCCACGGTCGGCTGGAAGGGCCTGATCAACGATCCCGGCCTGGACGGCTCGGGCGACGTCAACACCGGTCTGCGTACGGCCCGCGCCCTGCTGCTCGACGTGTTGCGGCTCGGTCTGCCGGTGGGTTGCGAGTTCCTCGACCCGATCACCCCGCAGTACATCGCGGACACGGTGGCCTGGGGCGCGATCGGCGCCCGGACCGTGGAGAGCCAGGTGCACCGGCAACTGTCGTCGGGCCTGTCGATGCCGATCGGCATGAAGAACCGGCCGGACGGCAACGTCGGCACCGCGGTCGACGCGATCCGGGCCGCGGGCGTACCGCACGTCTTCCCCGGCATCGACATGTCCGGTACCCCGGCGATCCTGCACACGCGGGGCAACGCCGACTGCCACCTGGTGCTGCGGGGCGGGCGCGGCGGCCCCAACTACGACGCCGAGTCGATCCGGGAGTCGTTGGCGCATCTGCGGGCGGCCGGCCTGCCGGAGCGGTTGGTCGTCGACGCGAGCCACGACAACAGCGGCAAGGACCACCGCCGGCAGCCGGTGGTGGTGGAGAGCGTCGCCGAGCAGTTGGCGGCCGGCCAGCGGGGCATCACCGGGGTGATGCTGGAGTCGTTCCTGGTCGAGGGACGTCAGGATCTCGACCCCACCCGCCCGCTGGCCTACGGCCAGTCGATCACCGATGCCTGCATGAGTTGGGAGCGCACCGACGCGGTGCTCACCGACCTCGCGGCGGCGGTGGCCGCCCGCCGTACGACGATCGCCGCCGCCCGGGCGTGA
- a CDS encoding DUF397 domain-containing protein, translated as MSKVLPPGEIRGRHRTLPRPNLSTFREVGVRMSQVLPVVGSWRKSSRCESHNCVEVARRSGEVAVRNSALPEDQVAFSAAVWQDFIAGVRAGEFDLR; from the coding sequence ATGTCCAAGGTTTTACCGCCGGGGGAGATCCGTGGTCGTCATCGGACTCTTCCGCGACCAAATTTGAGCACATTTCGCGAAGTCGGAGTTCGGATGTCCCAGGTGTTGCCCGTCGTTGGGTCTTGGCGGAAGAGTTCACGGTGCGAGTCGCACAATTGTGTCGAAGTCGCTCGTCGTAGTGGTGAGGTTGCGGTCCGGAACAGTGCGCTTCCGGAAGACCAGGTCGCATTCAGTGCGGCGGTCTGGCAAGACTTTATCGCCGGGGTCCGGGCCGGAGAATTTGATCTCCGGTAG
- a CDS encoding helix-turn-helix domain-containing protein: MTTVQGPTVGRRRLRSALRRARESARLTQEQVSAAMDWSLSKLIRIEAGSVSISTNDLKALLGHYRMTDPEQVAELVELARVARRRTWWSQYKDILPAPFVAYIGLELEASRISFFESSGIPGLLQTEQYARAMVTAAAAAAATVPVDPDEFETVVALRMRRQREVLDRPDPPTIEVVLDEAVLHRQTGGPACIRQQLGHLTTVGGWPNVTIQVLPFTAGTYASQGPFIVLGFSEPDDDAVVYLDGVHSQDLVDRADLVAPYQQTFQRLREMSLGHAESIATIDRIARQIG, from the coding sequence ATGACCACAGTGCAGGGTCCAACCGTCGGACGCCGCCGACTGCGGTCGGCCCTACGTCGCGCCCGGGAATCCGCCAGGCTGACCCAGGAGCAGGTCTCGGCGGCGATGGACTGGTCGCTGTCCAAGCTCATCAGGATCGAGGCAGGCAGCGTCTCGATCTCCACGAACGATCTCAAGGCGTTGCTCGGGCACTACCGGATGACCGATCCGGAACAGGTCGCGGAACTGGTCGAGCTGGCCCGCGTCGCCCGCCGCCGGACCTGGTGGTCGCAGTACAAGGACATCCTGCCCGCCCCGTTCGTCGCCTACATCGGCCTGGAGCTGGAGGCGTCGAGGATCTCGTTCTTCGAATCGTCCGGAATACCGGGTCTCCTCCAGACCGAACAGTACGCACGGGCGATGGTCACCGCCGCCGCCGCGGCGGCGGCGACCGTACCGGTCGATCCGGACGAGTTCGAGACGGTCGTGGCGCTCCGCATGCGGCGCCAGCGGGAGGTCCTGGACCGGCCGGACCCGCCGACGATCGAGGTGGTCCTCGACGAGGCGGTGCTGCACCGGCAGACCGGTGGACCGGCCTGCATACGCCAACAGTTGGGGCATCTGACAACCGTGGGTGGCTGGCCGAACGTGACCATCCAGGTCCTGCCGTTCACCGCCGGCACCTACGCCAGCCAGGGTCCGTTCATCGTCCTGGGGTTCTCCGAGCCGGACGACGATGCCGTGGTTTACCTCGACGGCGTACACAGTCAGGACCTCGTCGACCGGGCCGACCTCGTGGCGCCCTACCAGCAGACGTTCCAGCGGCTCCGGGAGATGTCGCTCGGGCACGCCGAGTCGATCGCCACGATCGACCGGATCGCCCGCCAGATCGGCTGA